One Setaria viridis chromosome 7, Setaria_viridis_v4.0, whole genome shotgun sequence genomic region harbors:
- the LOC117865699 gene encoding uncharacterized protein translates to MEAMDLEAKLGENGHGHKRSDLDLEAKLGENGHGHGHKRSDLDLEKAAGQVLQGGDAKRPREANNGDHHSAMETDEEEEEEELGPEGCFELHRKSWLSMFGRNGAIPFEAETQYPPMCYTDIPILPLTAGPGDTMEVFFVKVTQITSDLQWPLDVYGIVAVRDSLDWKRNYLFRRGRDNCQTLTSQDSLLELTGPSRAILLWDEPIFEIDLKVKDTGSSLSEDDKILCLDFFGYNNISYRGSLSYTRTEVLSSKHSTVEVRYAHVKRSVEATITARISKGSGNFSARLTACNTGIGEDVVLLDTRGKEVVVNEDGEVTLQRRVVVVEERAELILGIKAEQLGDAGESSTKLEKKFGFVPKSALRNQGYFHIGSSSLHMVVAWSLLP, encoded by the exons ATGGAGGCGATGGatctggaggcgaagctgggtgagaacggccacggccacaagaggtctgatctggatctggaggcgaagctgggtgagaacggccacggccacggccacaagaGGTCTGATCTGGATCTGGAGAAGGCCGCGGGTCAAGTGCTTCAGGGCGGCGATGCTAAAAGGCCGCGCGAGGCCAACAACGGCGACCACCACAGCGCTATGGagacggatgaggaggaggaggaggaggagctggggccggaGGGTTGCTTTGAGTTGCACCGCAAGAGTTGGCTCTCGATGTTCGGCAGAAACGGCGCCATCCCCTTCGAGGCCGAGA CCCAGTACCCTCCCATGTGCTACACGGACATACCGATACTGCCATTAACTGCTGGACCTGGTGATACCATGGAGGTCTTCTTCGTCAAGGTGACTCAGATCACCAGCGACCTCCAATGGCCACTAGATGTCTATGGCATTGTCGCTGTGCGCGATTCCCTAGACTGGAAGCGCAACTACCTCTTCAGGCGAGGCAGAGATAATTGCCAGACCCTCACCTCTCAG GATTCTCTTTTGGAACTTACAGGTCCTAGCCGAGCTATCCTGCTGTGGGATGAGCCTATTTTTGAGATTGACCTGAAAGTGAAGGACACAGGGAGTTCATTGTCTGAAGATGACAAGATTTTATGCTTGGATTTCTTTGGATACAACAACATCTCTTACAGAGGCAGTCTCAGTTACACCAGAACAGAGGTGCTTTCAAGCAAGCATAGCACAGTGGAGGTCAGGTACGCTCATGTCAAGCGCTCCGTGGAGGCGACCATCACTGCCCGCATCAGCAAGGGATCAGGCAACTTTAGTGCACGCCTCACTGCCTGCAACACGGGCATTGGTGAGGATGTAGTGCTGCTGGACACCAGGGGCAAGGAGGTGGTCGTCAACGAGGATGGGGAGGTCACACTGCAGCGCCGAGTAGTCGTCGTGGAGGAGAGGGCTGAACTGATCCTTGGCATCAAGGCTGAACAGCTAGGTGACGCTGGCGAGAGCAGCACTAAGCTTGAGAAGAAGTTTGGTTTTGTACCTAAGTCAGCCCTGAGAAATCaaggctattttcacattgGATCCTCGAGCCTGCACATGGTGGTTGCATGGTCTCTTCTTCCTTAG